In Romboutsia lituseburensis, a genomic segment contains:
- a CDS encoding DUF445 domain-containing protein, with protein MDNALKILILACIGGVIGYITNVVAIKLIFRPIEPIKIPIINKEIIGLIPKRKAEIAANIGEVIQDEFLSLDEILENLITKEDKENVIEYIKTKIKLIVNEKMAFAPGPLKSIIQGYVSDAIEAEIRQSIDDLAEEIIIKANKRINIQQMVETKINELDLYELEEIILRIAKQELKHIEILGFALGFIIGIVQGLIIIFM; from the coding sequence ATGGATAATGCACTAAAGATATTAATATTAGCTTGTATAGGCGGTGTAATAGGTTATATAACAAATGTAGTTGCTATAAAGTTGATCTTTAGACCGATAGAACCTATTAAAATACCTATAATAAATAAAGAAATAATAGGGCTAATACCAAAAAGAAAAGCTGAGATAGCTGCGAATATAGGCGAAGTAATTCAAGATGAATTTCTTTCACTTGACGAAATATTAGAAAATTTAATTACAAAAGAAGATAAAGAAAATGTAATAGAATATATAAAAACAAAAATAAAACTTATAGTTAATGAAAAAATGGCTTTTGCTCCTGGCCCTTTAAAAAGTATAATACAAGGTTATGTATCTGATGCAATAGAAGCAGAAATTAGACAAAGTATAGATGATTTAGCGGAAGAAATAATAATTAAAGCAAATAAACGTATAAATATACAACAAATGGTAGAAACTAAAATAAATGAATTAGATTTATATGAATTAGAGGAAATAATACTTAGAATAGCCAAGCAAGAATTAAAACATATAGAAATCCTAGGATTTGCACTAGGTTTTATTATAGGAATTGTTCAAGGATTAATAATTATATTTATGTAA
- a CDS encoding putative sporulation protein YtxC, producing MTTKHIHLSLSQQDKMYALRFFNNSNLNKELRHNNGLIEIEISETNKANIDVESMTEEITTLILNIMKYKLLKEYIWKQYHETYSNEEEKIYTYSLEIFKSKEPFIKDSIRNKVNNYILTNDYINIEGFVNFRMKEFMRYISTIGDIAVEEYIIKKDQDEFINVLKYFIEIQEEKIDILKVHILKDNSFVLYDKNGNKIDNIDNEEIINMVIQENLNYEDYLISTLLTLCPGKIEILDTLKNNSSKEIVETIKSIFGNKVNLIYQN from the coding sequence TTGACAACAAAACATATTCATCTAAGTTTATCACAGCAAGATAAAATGTATGCTTTGAGATTTTTCAATAATAGTAATTTAAATAAAGAATTGAGACATAATAATGGTCTTATTGAAATTGAGATAAGCGAAACCAATAAAGCGAATATAGATGTTGAATCTATGACAGAAGAAATAACAACATTGATATTAAATATAATGAAATATAAATTATTGAAAGAATACATTTGGAAGCAGTACCATGAAACCTATTCGAATGAAGAAGAAAAAATTTATACATACTCATTAGAAATATTTAAATCAAAAGAGCCTTTTATAAAAGATTCTATAAGGAATAAGGTAAACAATTATATACTTACTAATGATTATATAAATATAGAGGGATTTGTAAACTTTAGAATGAAGGAGTTTATGAGATATATATCTACGATAGGTGACATTGCAGTTGAAGAGTACATAATAAAAAAAGATCAAGATGAGTTTATAAATGTATTAAAGTATTTTATTGAAATACAAGAAGAAAAAATAGACATACTTAAAGTACATATACTAAAAGATAATTCTTTTGTTTTGTATGATAAGAATGGAAATAAAATAGATAATATAGACAATGAAGAAATAATCAATATGGTAATACAAGAAAATTTGAATTATGAAGATTACCTAATAAGTACATTGTTGACCTTATGTCCTGGTAAAATAGAGATACTAGATACATTAAAAAATAACTCCTCTAAAGAAATCGTTGAAACTATAAAGTCTATATTTGGAAATAAAGTAAATCTTATTTACCAAAATTAA